A segment of the Streptomyces sp. Tu 2975 genome:
CCGGCGGAGCGGTTGCAGTTCAACCACCGCGCCTTCGGCGACCGGTACGTGACCGACGGCCTCTACGGACTGATCAAGCTCCGGATCTTCGCGGAGGAGTACGAGGCGGCCGTCTACGAGCTGGCGAAACGGATCGTCAGCGTCGCCGACACCATACGGCTCGCTCCCGGCAGCCCCGTCGAGTTCCGCCAGGCGCCCAGCGCGTTCGGCAGACCCAGCCTCGGCCCGCGGCCCATGCACGTCACCGTCGCGGCCCCCACCAGCCACGACCTGCCCCCCGGACGGTCGGCCGACTACTACGGCAAGCAGTCACAGGACTGGAACCCTTACCACCCGGACTCCGCCCGCCCGTTGGCGTACGTCGCGCAGGACCTGGTGCGCTCCCTCAACTACCAGCCGACCGTCTCCTCCTTCGACCACGAGCCGCTGCCCGCGGCAGGCCAGCCGCCGACCCGTCCCGAGATCCTGCTCATCGACCGCTGGGCCCTCGAGAACGACGAACGGTGCCGCAAACTCGCCGCCTTCGACGCCCATCCGCACCCCTGGGTGAGCGTCGTCGTCCCCTGGAACCGCGACGACCCGGACAGCCGCGACGCGGAGGCCGAACTGATCGAGAAACTGGAGCGCACCATGCCGCACCAGATGAGCCACGGCCGCGCGGCCTGCCAGGCGGCGGCCAAGGGCGTCTACAGCATGGAGGCCTTCGGGCACCTGCTGCCCCAGGTCGCGGAGGCGGCCGCCCAGGAGTACCTGCGCCACGCCGAGGCGTTCCCGCCGGCCCCGCCGGGCGGCGGCAGCCACAGCGAACGGCCACGGCTGCGCGGCCCGATGGCCGATTACAGCACCACCCACTACGTCCCGAACATGCGTGACATCGCCCCTGATGCGGAGGACACGGATGACAGCCAGTCGTGACGGGCGCATCGTCACCTTCTACTCGTACAAGGGAGGCACAGGACGCACGATGGCCATGGCCAACGTGGCCTGGATCCTCGCCGCGAACGGTAAGCGGGTGCTGGCCGTCGACTGGGACCTGGAAGCACCCGGCCTGCACCGCTTCTTCCACCCGTTCCTGGACCCCTCCACGCTCGGCGCCACCACCGGTGTCATCGACCTGATCACCGAGTACGCCTGGGCCGCGACCAATCCCGAGCCGCGCCGCGTGGACTGGCACCTGGACTACGCACGCATACAGCCGCACGCCGTCTCCCTCACCCCTGAGAGCCTCGGCTGGGAGTTCCCCGAGGGCGGCACGCTCGACTTCGTCTCGGCTGGCAAGCAGAACCGCGAGTACTCCGCAACCGTGTCCACCTTCGACTGGGACAATTTCTACGACCGGCTCGGCGGCGGGCACTTCTTCGACGCGCTGCGCGACGACATGAAGGCCAACTACGACTACGTCCTCATCGACAGCCGCACCGGCCTCAGCGACATCGCCGACATCTGCACGGTCCACCTGCCCGACGTCCTCGTCGACTGCTTCACCCTCAGCGACCAGTCCATCGACGGCGCCGCCGCGGTCGCCCGGCAGATCGACGAGAGGTACGGCGGCCGGGGCATCCGGATCTTCCCCGTTCCCATGCGCATCGACGAGGGGGAGAAGGAGAAGGCGGACGCCGGACGGGCCCTCGCGCGCCTCAAGTTCGACCGCTTCCCCACCGGCATGACCGGCGAGGAGGCCACCGCCTACTGGGGCGCGGTGGAGATCCCCTACCGGCCCTACTACGCCTACGAGGAGACGCTCGCGACCTTCGGCGACGAGGCCGGGCTCACCAGCTCGCTGCTCTCCGCCTTCGAACGCCTCACCGCCGTCGTCACCGACCAGCAGGTCACCGCCATGCCGCCGGTCAACGAGGACGTCCGGCTGCGCATCAGGGACGCCTTCACCCGCCGGCGTCCCGCGCTGCCCGCCGACCTGTTCCTCAGCTACGTCGCCGAGAACCGCATGTGGGCCGACTGGGTCGAGTACGTGCTCAGCAGAGCCGGCTTCCGGGTCGTGCCGCGCGACGTGTCCGCGGAACACGATCCCGTGGAGGTCGACGCGGCCGCCGCGGAGAACGCCGCCCGTACGGTCGTGCTGCTGTCCAGCGCCTACCTCAAGTCGGCCCGGGCCGTGGAGGTCTTCCAGCGCGCGGCGGCGGAGGACCCCAGCGGCGGCCGGCGCCACCTGCTCCCGATACGCGTCGGCGACGTCCGCCTCACCACCCCCTACATCGACCGCAACCCCGTCGACCTGTTCCGGCTCGACGAGGTGCACGCCACCGGCGCCCTCCTGCGCGCGCTCGACCGTCCGGTGCAGCTTCCCGAGCCGTCGTCGCCCGGACCGCGGTTCCCCGGAACGGTGCCGAAGATCTGGAACGCGCCGCCCCGCAACCCCGGATTCACCGGCCGCTCCGTCGTACTGGAACGGATGCGCGACCAGCTCGGCGGCGGCATGGCCGTGGCCGCGGTCCTGCCGCAGCCCCAGACGCTCTACGGCCTCGGCGGCGTCGGCAAGACCCAGGTGGCCCTCGAGTACGTCCACCGCTTCATGGCCGACTACGACCTGGTCTGGTGGATCTCCTCCGAGCAGCCCGACGACGTCGTCGCCGGACTCGCCGAACTCGCCGTCCGGCTCGGCGCGCAGGGCGGCGAGGACATGGCCGCCGCCTCGCAGGAGGCCATCGACCTGCTGCGGCGCGGGGTGCCGTCGTCACGGTGGCTGCTGGTCTTCGACAACGCCGACGACCCCGAGCAGCTCAAGCGCTTCTTCCCCGCCGGCGGCCCCGGCCACGTCCTGGTCACCTCCAGGAACCAGACCTGGTCGCAGTACGGCGACGCACTGCCCGTCGACGTCTTCCTGCGCGAGGAGTCCATCGAGCACATACAGCGGCGCGCCCGGGGACTGAGCGCCGAGGACGCCGACCAGGTCGCCACGGCCGTGGGCGACCTGCCCCTCGCCGTCGAGCAGGCGGCGGCCTGGATAGCGGAGACGGCCACACCGGTCTCCTCCTACCTGGAACAACTGCGCGAGCAGGCCGCCAGCGTGCTGGCGCTCAACCAGCCCGCCGGATACCCGGAGCCGGTCGCCGCGACCTGGAACGTGTCCATCGAGCGGCTGAAGGAGCGCTCTCCGGCGGCCGTCCGGCTGCTCCAGCTGTGCGCCTTCTTCGCACCGGAGCCGATCTCCGCGAACCTGCTCTACAGCAAGGAGATGATCGACGCGCTCAAGCCGTACGACGCCTCCCTCCAGGAGAAGCTGGTGCTGGGGCGGGTCATCCGGGAGATCGGCCGGTTCGCCCTCGCCAAGGTCGACCAGGTCTCCAACTCGATCCAGGTGCACCGCCTGGTGCAGGCCGTCATCAGGGCGCAGCTGAGCGAGGAGGAGCAGATGGACGCGCGCCACGCCGTCCACCGCATCCTCGCCGGCGCCAGGCCCGACGACGACGAGCCGATCGACAACCCCGAGACCTGGCCGCGGTTCAACACCATCTGGCCGCACCTCGGCCCGTCGGAGGCCAGGTACTGCAAGGAGCCGGAGACCCGCCGGCTGTTGATCGACCGGGTGCGTTACCTCTGGAAGCGCGGCGACTGGAAGACCGCCTACACCCTTGCCGGCGATCTGCGCGAGGCGTGGAAGGACATGCTCGGCAACGACGACCTCCAGTACCTGTACCTGCGCTTCCACCTCTCCAACATCCTGCGCTCGCAGGGCCGTTACGTGGAGGCGAAGGAACTCGACGAGGTGACCCTGGAGCGGCAGCGCGCGGTGCTCGGCGCCTCCCATCCGCACACGTACATGACCACCAGCGGTCTGGCGATGGACCTCGGCACGCTCGGCGAGTACGGCAGGGCGATGGAGCTGGCGACCGAGGCCCACGAAGGGTTCAGCCAGATCTTCCACGAGTCCCATCCACGTACACTCGCCGCCGCCAACAACCTGGCGCTGAACCTGCGGATGGTCGGGCAGTACGCGCGGGCCCGCGAGATCGACCAGGAGGTCTTCGACCGGCGCACGGAGGTGCTCGGCCCGGAACACCCGTACACGCTCTCCTCGGCGATGAACCTCGCCCGCGACCTCAGGGAGGTCGGGCGGTACGAGGACTCCGTGTCCGTGCTCAGCCGCACCTACGAGGTGTACAAGGAGCAGCTCGGCCGGGCGTTCCCCGGCACGCTGGCCGCGGGCAAGAGCCTCGCGGTGTCGCTGCGCAGGGCCGGCCGGCTGGAGGACGCGCGGCGGCTGACGACCGCGACCCGCAACCGCTATCGCGCCAAGTACACCTCCGCCAACCCCGACTCGCTGGCCTGCGACCTGAACCTGGCGGCGGACCTGTTCGCCGCCGGCGAGCCCGTCGCCGCACGGGACCTGGCCCAGGAGGTCGTCGACCAGTACCGGCAGGTCCCCGGCGAGCGGCACCCGTACACCCTGGCGGCGATCAACAACCTCGGGATCTACGAGTGGGGCTGCGGAACACCGGAGACCGCTGAGCGGCTGCTGCAGGACGTGGTCGCGGCCATGCGCGAGGTGCTGGGTGAGGACCATCCGCACGCCCTCTACAGCACGATCAACCTCGCCAACGCCCTTGCGGACCTGGGCCTCTGCGACGAGGCACTGGCGATCGAGCGGCGGACCGTGGACCGGCTGCGCGAGGTGCTGGGAGCCCGCCACCCCGAGGTGCTCGGCATCGCCTCCAACATGTCCGTCACGCTCGGACTGCTGGGACGCAAGGACGAGGCGGCCCAGCTGCGCGTGGAGACGGTCGAGGAGCTGCAGCGGCTGCTGGGCGACGAGCACGCGCTCACCCGCATCGCCAAGGACGAACGCCGCGTCTATCGCGACCTGGAGCCGCTGGCGGTGTGACGGCGGTGTGACGGTGCGGGCCGCCGCGCTCCGCGGGCGTGGCGGCCCACCCCCGTCGGTCGGCGGGCGCGGTCAGTCGTCCAGCAGCCAGGTGAGGATGCGGGGCAGCGCGTGCAGGGCGTCGAAGTGCGCGGCGGCCGGTTCCAGGACGGCCGTCGCGCCCGGGATGCGCTGGGCGAGCCAGCGGGAGTGGCCCACCGGGGAGAAGACGTCCTTCTCCCCGTGCCACAGCATCACCGGGCTCTTGATGTCCGCAGGGTCGAATCCCCACGGGCTGCAGAACGCGAGCGCGTCGTCGATCCATCCGTACGCGGAAGTCCGCAGCGCCTCCTGGTAGTTGCGCAGCAGCATGGACCTGACGCCGGCGTCGGAGACCACCATCCGGTCGGAGTCGGTGAGCTCCCTGCGCAGGTCGTTCAGCAGCCTGACCGGGTCCTGCCTGATCTCGGCGGACCGCAGCGTGAACCGCTCCACGAGTCCCGCGGGGTCGTCGGAGGCGCTGGTGTACTCGGTGACGTTGGACGCGGCCATGCCCTCGAACCAGTCCAGGCCGTCCGCGTCCCTCGGCGCGAGGGTCACCAGCGCCGCGGCACGGGTCACCCGGTCCGGCATCAGCGCCGCACACGCCAGAGCGTGCGGCGCGCCCCCGGACCGGCCCACGACGGCGAAGCGCTCCAGGCCGAAGTCGTCCGCGATCGCCCGCACGTCCTGCGCCACATCGGCGACGCTGCGGCCCGCGAGCCGGTCCGAGCCGCCGTAGCCGGGACGGTCGTAGGCGATCAGCTGTGTGCCGCGCTGATAGAGCACCATGCCGCGCGGCGCGGGGCCGAGCCTGCTGCCCGGCGTACCGTGCAGCAGGAAGACCGGTCTGCCGCGCGGATCGCCGAGACGCTCCACCATCAGATGCCGCCCGTCCGCCGCGCGCACCCGACGTCGCACCCGAACGCCCCCTTCGCCGTACATGCCCCGTGCCGTCCATGCCCGTTGCGGACACCATGAGCTTCCCCGTCCGGCCGGTGATTACCCATCAGGCGGCCGACTGCCGGGGGCATTCACGTCGTGCTCCCGGATTCTGTGGAGAGGCTGTGAACGCAACAGTGTTGTCGTGTGCCCGTCCCGTAGTCGACCTTGTGTGCGACTGCGACGCCTCGGAATAGTGGGCGACTCATCCTCCGCGTCCGGGCACCCCACTTGCTCACGGCGCGGCCCCCACAGGAGGTAGAAGTTGAAGCACCGACGCATACCCAAGAGAAAAGCGGCAGTTGCGGGCGGCGCGGTCGTCGCCATCGTTGCCGCGGGCGTCACCTTCCAGAGCGCGAACGCCAGTGACCACACCCCGCAGTTCGACGTGAAGGCGCTCACGGCGCCTGCGGCCGGGGACCTCGCCGCCACGCTGAGGGCGGACCTGGGTGCCGAAGAGGCAGGCGCGTACTACGACGCCAAGGCCAAGGCGCTCATCGTGAACGTGCTCAGCGAGGACGCGGCGCAGACGGTGCGCGAGGCCGGCGGCAAGGCCAGGGTGGTCGAGAACACCCTCGTCGAGCTGAAGGGCGCCCGGCAGACCCTCACGGACAAGGCGACCATCCCCGGCACCTCGTGGGCGACCGACCCGGTCACCAACAAGGTCGTCGTCACCGCGGACCGCACGGTCGAGGGTGCCGACTGGGCCAAGCTTCAGGAGGTCGTCAAGGGCCTCGGCGCCAAGGCGGAGCTCAAGAAGACCGCCGGCGAGTTCAGGCCCTTCATCGCCGGCGGCGACGCCATCCACTCGGGCGGCGGGCGCTGCTCGCTCGGCTTCAACGTGGTCAAGGGTGGCGAGCCGCACTTCATCACCGCCGGGCACTGCGGGCAGTCCGGGAGCGAGTGGTCCGACTCGGCGGGCGGCCCGGCCGTCGGCACGATGGTCGACTCGCAGTTCCCCGGCAACGACTTCGCGCTGGTGAAGTACAACGGCGCCACGGAGCACCCGAGCGAGGTGAACCTCTACGACGGCGGGTCCCAGGCCATCACCCAGGCGGGCGAGGCGACCGTCGGCATGCAGGTGACGCGCAGCGGCTCCACCACGCAGGTCCACGACGGTGAGGTGACCGGCCTCGACGCCACCGTGAACTACGGCAACGGCGACATCGTCGAGGGACTCATCCAGACGAACGTCTGCGCGGAACCGGGCGACAGCGGCGGCTCCCTCTTCTCGGGTGACGCGGCGATCGGCCTCACGTCGGGCGGCAGCGGTGACTGCAGCTCGGGCGGCGAGACGTTCTTCCAGCCGGTGACGGAGGCGTTGTCGGTCCTGGGCGCGGAAATCGGCTGACGTCCTTCCTCTGCCCGGCCCACGGCCCCGCCGCTGCCACGGACAACGTGGCAGCGGCGGGGCCGTGGTTCCGGGGAGTCAGGCCCGCCTCGCGCCGGCCGCCCGCGTCGGCTCCTCCGGGCGCCGTGCCCGCATCACCGCGCACGCCAGCGTGACCGCCGAGCCCGCCACCGCCCACGCGGCGAGCACGAGCATCGGTCCGTCCGCCCCGTTCCCTCTGAAGTACGCGATGGAGCGCGCCGCGTACGTGCCCGCTCCCGGGGGCAGTGCCGGGCCGATCGCGTGCCAGAACGGGGGAAGCAGCGGGTACGGGTAGGCCCCGCCCGCGCTCGGGTTGCCGAGGACGACCACGAGCAGGATCGCCAGGCCGATGCCGACGATCCCCGCCAGTCCCTGCAGCGCCAGCGTGAGCGCTCCGACGGCGAAGACGAGCAGCGTGCCGAGGCCCCACAGCGCCCACAGGCTGCCGGGGAGCGCGTCGAGGACCGGGCCGGCGATCACCGCGCCGAGCAGTCCCGCGGCGATCGAGTACAGCAGCAGCGCGCCGAGCCGGATGACGGCGCGGGCCCCGTTGGTCGGCCGGGCGCCCGCGCTGATGGCCAGGATCGCCGCGCACAGGTAGCCGCCCACGCACCAGCCGACCACCAGGTAGAACGAGGAGAGGCCGCGCGCGTCGCCCGCGGCGCCGGGCACGACGTCCACGACCAGGACCTTGCGCCGCTGCGACTGCTCCGCCTTCCCGACGACCGTGGCGAGCGCCTCGGAGAGCGCTCCCCCCGCGCCGCCGGCGACCAGCAGCCGGTCGGTGGTGCCACGTGGGTCGATGACGAGTGCCCCGTCGATCTTTCGCTCCAGGATCTGCCGCCGCGCGGCCGCCTCGTCGCCGACGGTGCGTGGTTCCAGGGGGTCACCCGGCAGCCGGGCGAGCCGGTACAGGGCCTCGTCGGCGATCTGCGTGTCGGGCGAGGTGATCGCCAGCGCGATCACGCGCGGCTTCGGATGGTGGAAGGCGCCGATGTACGAGGTGATGAATCCGAGCTGGAGCGCCAGCACTCCGATGACCAGGATCGCGGCCCGTACGGTGACCGCGTCCTTGACCTCGTCGAGGAACCCCTTGCGCGGCTCGCCGTCCGTCTGTGCCGTCTGTGCCATGGCCCAACGCTCGACGGCGCCCGCCGGGCGCGCAGGCGGTGACGTCCGAATGGCTGAGGTAGACAGTGTCTACCCACGTGCGGTAGACAGTGTCTATGACGTCTGCGACGCAACACGACGAAAGTCTCCGCGTCAGACTGGTGGCGGCAGGGATGGAGCTGGTGGCCACCAGGGGCGTGGAAGCGCTCTCCCTGCGGGAGATCGCCCGCAGCGCGGGGGTCTCGCACGGCGCCCCGCGGCGCTACTTCCCCACCCACCTGTCCCTGCTGTCCGCGATCGCCCGGGAGGGCTTCGCCGACCTGGCGCGCAGGGCCACCGAGGTCGTCGACGGAGTCCAGAAGGACCCCCGCGCCCGGGTCGCCGCACTGTGCCGCCTCTATCTGGACTTCGCCCGGACCGACGGCGGCATGTTCGAGCTGATGTTCCGCCACGACCTGCTCAAGAGTGGTCATCTCGGTCTGCGGGAAACCAGCCTGCCGCTCTTCGGCAGGTTCGTGGACGCGGTGGCGCAGGTGCGACCGCGTCCCGGGGACGCCCCGCCGCAGGTCGTCGCGACCGCGCTGTGGGCCAATCTCCACGGCATCGCCCAGCTGTGGGGCTGGGGCAGCCTCCAGCTCGCGACGGGCACCGACGACGTGGAGCCACTGCTGCGCACCGTGCTGGACGCCCACCTCGGGCCGGACCCCCGGTGAGTACGGCCCCGAGCCCCGACCGGGCGGGACTGAGCGCCGGCCAGGGCACGGCCCCGAGCGCGGGGCGGAGTGCGGTCCATCGGCGGATCATGCTCGCCGGCAGTGTCGTCGGCGCCTCGGTCGTCGCCCTGGACGGCACCGTGCTGACCATCGTGCAGCCCGTCATGCAGCGGGATCTGCACGCGTCGTTCGAACAGGTCCAGTGGACCGGCACCGGCTATCTGATCGCGGTGGCGAGCCTGCTCGTCCTCGCCGGGCGCATCGGCGACCGGTACGGCCACCGGCAGGTCTTCGCCGTCGGTATGCTGGGCTTCGGCGCCGCGTCCGCCGGGATCGGCCTGGCGCCGGACATCGGCTGGGTGATCGCACTGCGTATCGCGCAGGGAGTCTTCGGTGCGCTGCTGCAACCGGCCACCCTCGGCATGCTGCGGGCCGCCTTTCCTCCCGACCGGCTGGGAATGCCCATCGCGCTGCGCACCAGCGCGATCGGGGCGGCGGCCGCCGCCGGGCCGGTCGTCGGCGGGGCGCTGGCCGCCGAGCTGGGGTGGCGGTCCGTCTTCCTGCTCAACGTCGCGCCTGCGCTGGTGATCGGGCTGCTCGTCCTCGCCGTGCGGGCCCCGGAGCCCGCCCCGGCGGCCAAGACGGGACTCGACCCGGTCGGAGCCTGCCTGCTCGCGGTGACCCTGGTCTGTCTGGTGCACACGCTCGTCGACATGCCGGACACCGGCCGGGCGGGCGTGACCGTGGCGGGATGCGGCGCGGCGGTCGTCGCCGGTGGCGCGTTCGTACGGCACGTACGGCGCGGCCGGAACCCGCTGGTGCCGCCGGAGATGCTCGGGTCGGCAGTGGTCGCCTCGGCGCTCGGGGTGCTGGTCTGCGCGTCGGCGGTGCTGTCCGGGGCCCTGTTCGCCGGTGTCTACTTCCTTCAGGGCGTCCTCGGGCTCGACCCCTTCCGGAGTGCTCTGCAGGCGCTGCCAGGGGCGGTGGCGGTGGTCGTGGGGGCGCCGGTGTGTGCGCTGGCGCTGCGCCGGTACGGTCCGCGCCGGACGACCGCGGTGGCGATGTCTCTCCTCCTCCTCGGCGTTCTCGTGCTCTCCCGCCTCGACCGGGCGGCGGGCGCGGTGCCGGTAGGCGGCGGGTTCTTCCTGGTGGGCGCCGGTTTCGGTGCCGCGATGGTCGCCGCGACGGCGGTCGTCGTGCGGGGCGCGCCGGCGGAGCACGCCGGGGTCGCGGGCGGGCTCCAGCAGACCGCCATGAACATCGGCCCGGCGCTGGGGGTGGCCGTGGCGACCGCGCTGATGACGCTCGCCGCACCCGGCGAGGGACCGGCCGGGCCCATGGTGATGTCCGTCTCCGCGACGGGTCCGGCGCTGACCGCTCTCGCGGCCGTGGCGGCGGCCGGTGCGCTCCTGGCGGCGGCGCTGCCGGGCCCTGCCGGTGCGGTCCCGCCGCGACCGCGCACCACTCCGTAGCCCCGCGCGGCCCCCATTGCCGCCGAGCGCGGGACGGAAAACGCGGGGCTGCGGGAAGGCTCCGAGAATGTGTCGTACGCATGTTCGAAACTGGTCTATGGTGGGAGGTGGGGGAGGTGAGAACGATTGATTCAGGAGGTGCGGATGCCTTACTTCACGCATCTGCACACCGTTTCCGGGTTCTCTGTGCGGTACGGGGCCTCCCACCCGGAGCGGCTGGCCGGCCGCGCCGCCGAGCGCGGCATGGACGCCCTCGCGCTGACCGACCGCGACACCCTGGCGGGCGCGGTCCGTTTCGTCACCGCCTGCGCCAAGGAAGGTGTACGGCCGCTGTTCGGGGTGGACCTCGCCGTGGGGGAGCGGGCGCGGCAGGAGGGGCCCGCCGAGCGGCGCCGCACCCCGGTGCGCGGCGGAGCGTTCGTCGACGAATCCTCGCCCCGCACCGTCTTCCTGGCCCGCGACCGCCGCGGCTGGGCCGACCTGTGCCGGATGATCACCGCCGCCCACGCCACCGACCAGCGCAGCCCCCTGCTGCCCTGGGACGACAACCACGGCGACGGGCTGACCGTGCTGCTCGGCCCGTCGTCCGAGGTGGGCAGGGCGCTGGCCGACGGCCGGCCCGACCGCGCGGCCAAGCTGCTCGGCCCCTGGCGGGAGCGGTACGGCGACCGGCTGCGCCTGGAGGTCGTGCACCACGGCGGGGGCGGTACCGGCCCCGGCTCGCTGCGCCATGCCGCCCGTACCCTCGGCCTCGCCGCCGAGCAGGGCGTACGACCCGTGCTGACCAACGCCGTCCGCTACGCCGACCCCGGCCAGGGCCCGGTCGCCGACGTCCTCGACGCCGCCCGCCGCCTGGTGCCGGTCGACCCGCGCAAGGGCCTCGACAGCGGTGAACGCTGGCTGAAGGACCCGGCGGCGATGGCCGCCCTCGCCGCCCGGGTCGCGGAGGCCGCCGGTTTCCGGCGTGAGCTCGCGCACCGGCTGCTCGCCGTGACGGAGGAGACGGCCGCCGAATGCATGGTCGACCCCGAGGACGATCTCGGGATCGGTAGCGTCCACTTCCCGGAGCCGGCCCTCGTCGGTGCCGAGTACCGCACCGCGCAGCGGGTGCTGGCCTCCCGGGCCGCCGCCGGAATGGTGCTGTGCGGCTACGACGGGCGGCGCGAGTACTGGGAGCGGATGCACCACGAGCTGGACATCATCGCCCATCACGGCTTCGCCTCCTACTTCCTGACGGTCGCTCAGGTCGTGGACGACGTGAAGGGCATGGGTATCCGGGTCGCGGCGCGCGGGTCCGGGGCCGGTTCCCTGGTCAACCACCTCCTCGGCATCGCGCACGCCGACCCGGTCGAGCACGGGCTGCTGATGGAGCGCTTCCTGTCCAAGCGGCGGCGTGTCCTGCCCGACATCGACATCGACGTGGAGTCCGCCCGCAGGCTCGAGGTCTACCGGGAGATCATCGGCCGCTTCGGCGAGGAGCGGGTCGCGACCGTCGCCATGCCGGAGACCTACCGGGTCCGGCACGCGATCCGGGACGTGGGCGCCGCCCTGTCCATGGACCCGGCGGAGATCGACAAGCTCGCCAAGTCCTTCCCGCACATCCGGGCACGCGACGCCCGCGCGGCCCTGGCCGAACTGCCGGAACTGCGGGAGGTGGCAAAGGAGTCGAAGCGGCGGGAACGGATGTGGGAGCTGGTCGAGGCGCTGGACGCGCTGCCCCGCGGGGTCGCCATGCACCCGTGCGGCGTGCTGCTCTCCGACGCCTCGCTGCTCACCCGCACGCCGGTGATGCCGACCAGCGGCGAAGGCTTCCCCATGTCCCAGTTCGACAAGGACGACGTGGAGGAGCTCGGGCTGCTCAAGCTCGACGTCCTCGGGGTGCGGATGCAGTCGGCGATGGCGCACGCGGTCGCCGAGGTGCACAGGGCCACCGGCGAGGAGGTCGACGTCGACGCCGTGCCGCCGGGCGACCCGGCCACCTACCGGCTCATCAAGTCGACCGAGACGCTGGGCTGTTTCCAGATCGAGTCGCCCGGTCAGCGCGACCTGGTGGGACGGCTTCAGCCGGAGACCTTCGGCGACCTGGTCGTCGACATCTCGCTGTTCCGTCCGGGGCCGGTCGCGGCCGACATGGTGCGGCCGTTCATCGAGGCCAGGCACGGCCGGGCGCCCGCACGCTATCCGCATCCCGACCTGGAAGGGCCGCTGCGGGAGACGTACGGAGTGGTCGTCTTCCATGAGCAGATCATCGAGATCCTGGACATCATGACCGGCTGCGGCCGGGACGAGGCCGACCGGGTGCGGCGCGGTCTCTCCGACCCCGAGTCGCAGGGGAAGATCAAGGCCTGGTTCGCGCAGAACGCCGGGGCGAAGGGCTACACGCCCGAGGTGATCGGCCGCACCTGGGAGATCATCGAGGCCTTCGGGTCGTACGGCTTCTGCAAGGCGCACGCGGTCGCGTTCGCCGTTCCCACGTACCAGTCGGCCTGGCTCAAGGCGCACCACCCGGCGGCCTTCTACGCCGGGCTGCTCACCCACGACCCCGGGATGTATCCGAAACGGCTGCTGCTGGCGGATGCGCGGCGGCGCGGGGTGCCGGTGCTGCCGCTGGATGTGAACCGGTCTGCGGTCGCTCACCGAATCGAACTGGTGTCTGATGACGTGTCGTCCCGGGCAGGTGCCGGGACCGGTCCTGGCACCGGTCGCGGCGCCCGGCTCGGCCCCGGTCCTGGCGCTGTCGCCGGTTCCCGTCCTGGACCCGGTCCTGGTCCCGGTGCTCTCGTCGGCTCCCGTCCTGGACCCGGTCCTGGTCCCGGTGCTCTCGTCGGCTCCCGTCCTGGACAGGGCCGTTGGGGGCTGCGGCTCGCGCTCTCCGACGTCCATGGCATCAGCGAGGCGGAGGCGGCGCGCATCGAGGCGGGACAGCCGTACTCATCGCTGCTGGACTTCTGGCAGCGGGCCTGCCCCTCGCGGCCGGTCGCCGAGCGGCTGGCCCAGGTCGGCGCGCTCGACGCCTTCGGCGCCAACCGCCGCGATCTGCTGCTGCACCTCGCCGAACTGCACCGCACCCAGCGCGGCGCCGCGTCCTACGGCAGCCAGCTCCCGCTGACGCAGGGGCAGAAGACCGCACCGGTCGGGCTGCCCGACCTGGGGGACGCGGAACGCCTCAGTGCCGAGCTGGGTGTGCTCGGCATGGACGCCTCCCGCCACCTGATGGCCGATCACCAGGCCTTCCTGGCTGAGCTCGGCGTGCTCTCCGCGCAGCGGCTGCGTGATGCCCCACACGGGCGGACGGTGCTCGTCGCGGGCGCCAAGGCGGCCACCCAGACACCGCCGATCCGCTCCGGCAAGCGGGTCATCTTCACCACGCTCGACGACGGCACCGGCCTGGTGGACCTCGCCTTCTTCGACGACAGCCACGCCGCCTGCGCCCACACCGTCTTCCATTCCTGGCTGCTGCTGGTGCGTGGTGTGGTGCAGCGGCGC
Coding sequences within it:
- the dnaE gene encoding DNA polymerase III subunit alpha gives rise to the protein MPYFTHLHTVSGFSVRYGASHPERLAGRAAERGMDALALTDRDTLAGAVRFVTACAKEGVRPLFGVDLAVGERARQEGPAERRRTPVRGGAFVDESSPRTVFLARDRRGWADLCRMITAAHATDQRSPLLPWDDNHGDGLTVLLGPSSEVGRALADGRPDRAAKLLGPWRERYGDRLRLEVVHHGGGGTGPGSLRHAARTLGLAAEQGVRPVLTNAVRYADPGQGPVADVLDAARRLVPVDPRKGLDSGERWLKDPAAMAALAARVAEAAGFRRELAHRLLAVTEETAAECMVDPEDDLGIGSVHFPEPALVGAEYRTAQRVLASRAAAGMVLCGYDGRREYWERMHHELDIIAHHGFASYFLTVAQVVDDVKGMGIRVAARGSGAGSLVNHLLGIAHADPVEHGLLMERFLSKRRRVLPDIDIDVESARRLEVYREIIGRFGEERVATVAMPETYRVRHAIRDVGAALSMDPAEIDKLAKSFPHIRARDARAALAELPELREVAKESKRRERMWELVEALDALPRGVAMHPCGVLLSDASLLTRTPVMPTSGEGFPMSQFDKDDVEELGLLKLDVLGVRMQSAMAHAVAEVHRATGEEVDVDAVPPGDPATYRLIKSTETLGCFQIESPGQRDLVGRLQPETFGDLVVDISLFRPGPVAADMVRPFIEARHGRAPARYPHPDLEGPLRETYGVVVFHEQIIEILDIMTGCGRDEADRVRRGLSDPESQGKIKAWFAQNAGAKGYTPEVIGRTWEIIEAFGSYGFCKAHAVAFAVPTYQSAWLKAHHPAAFYAGLLTHDPGMYPKRLLLADARRRGVPVLPLDVNRSAVAHRIELVSDDVSSRAGAGTGPGTGRGARLGPGPGAVAGSRPGPGPGPGALVGSRPGPGPGPGALVGSRPGQGRWGLRLALSDVHGISEAEAARIEAGQPYSSLLDFWQRACPSRPVAERLAQVGALDAFGANRRDLLLHLAELHRTQRGAASYGSQLPLTQGQKTAPVGLPDLGDAERLSAELGVLGMDASRHLMADHQAFLAELGVLSAQRLRDAPHGRTVLVAGAKAATQTPPIRSGKRVIFTTLDDGTGLVDLAFFDDSHAACAHTVFHSWLLLVRGVVQRRGPRSLSVVGSAAWNLAELVELRRTGGLDAVAARLAAPAPEPDGEAGPDNGRRIQLPTGYELNPWADLKPAGEAAAGGRKLWHQSPGSAG